A genomic stretch from Schistosoma haematobium chromosome 2, whole genome shotgun sequence includes:
- a CDS encoding hypothetical protein (EggNog:ENOG410NA19~COG:T) → MDPSDERETKDEIAQPVSRQDSQILKESVIKSIYDSLSSAKSRKVTLNQICRCLQMLNQCPTSATLDKIYSDYTPEDMEGIGPESIAIDLDQFTEIIQTYSYTREERLNQLNNAFLFFDKNESGVVDTEPMKTMLLTVGDCFTDKECNEFFKEAAPGTDGKWPYDDFVKKLVDAYPRPQSKKARSAGTGKKRSARK, encoded by the exons ATGGATCCTTCAGATGAGAGAGAAACAAAAGATGAAATAGCACAACCAGTTAGCAGACAGGATAGTCAAATTCTAAAAGAAAGTGTTATTAAAA GTATTTATGATTCACTTTCTTCGGCAAAAAGTCGAAAAGTCACTTTAAATCAAATATGTCGTTGTTTACAAATGCTTAATCAATGTCCTACTTCAGCTACTTTGGATAAAATCTATTCTGATTATACACCTGAAGATATGGAAGGGATTGGACCAG AAAGTATTGCTATAGATTTGGATCAATTTACTGAAATAATTCAAACATATTCCTATACAAGAGAGGAAAGATTGAATCAATTGAATAATGCATTTCTG TTCTTTGATAAAAATGAATCTGGTGTCGTGGATACAGAACCAATGAAAACAATGCTGTTAACTGTCGGTGACTGTTTTACAGATAAGGAGTGTAATGAATTTTTTAAAGAAGCTGCACCTGGAACAGATGGCAAATGGCCTTATGATG ATTTTGTCAAAAAGCTAGTCGATGCTTATCCACGTCCACAATCAAAGAAAGCGAGATCTGCAGGAACAGGTAAAAAGAGGAGTGCTAgaaaatga
- a CDS encoding hypothetical protein (EggNog:ENOG410NA19~COG:T) — protein MIQTTQMDPSDERETKDEIAQPVSRQDSQILKESVIKSIYDSLSSAKSRKVTLNQICRCLQMLNQCPTSATLDKIYSDYTPEDMEGIGPESIAIDLDQFTEIIQTYSYTREERLNQLNNAFLFFDKNESGVVDTEPMKTMLLTVGDCFTDKECNEFFKEAAPGTDGKWPYDDFVKKLVDAYPRPQSKKARSAGTGKKRSARK, from the exons ATGATCCAAACAACACAG ATGGATCCTTCAGATGAGAGAGAAACAAAAGATGAAATAGCACAACCAGTTAGCAGACAGGATAGTCAAATTCTAAAAGAAAGTGTTATTAAAA GTATTTATGATTCACTTTCTTCGGCAAAAAGTCGAAAAGTCACTTTAAATCAAATATGTCGTTGTTTACAAATGCTTAATCAATGTCCTACTTCAGCTACTTTGGATAAAATCTATTCTGATTATACACCTGAAGATATGGAAGGGATTGGACCAG AAAGTATTGCTATAGATTTGGATCAATTTACTGAAATAATTCAAACATATTCCTATACAAGAGAGGAAAGATTGAATCAATTGAATAATGCATTTCTG TTCTTTGATAAAAATGAATCTGGTGTCGTGGATACAGAACCAATGAAAACAATGCTGTTAACTGTCGGTGACTGTTTTACAGATAAGGAGTGTAATGAATTTTTTAAAGAAGCTGCACCTGGAACAGATGGCAAATGGCCTTATGATG ATTTTGTCAAAAAGCTAGTCGATGCTTATCCACGTCCACAATCAAAGAAAGCGAGATCTGCAGGAACAGGTAAAAAGAGGAGTGCTAgaaaatga